A genomic segment from Pseudomonas sp. S09G 359 encodes:
- a CDS encoding bifunctional diguanylate cyclase/phosphodiesterase codes for MSTPVEPLRLLLLADMPEWAALLRECLAPMGDGAVLISAPNWDSVSRLFDDDHSAVLLTTPGLQPGPGRCSLPCVLLLEQEPLVSPLGVSDWLVRDAVDADTLRRCLRHVRERGVLENTLQRLAEQDPLTGIANRQGFQTLLTARLAENEGRGLALGHLDLDNFRHANDALGHQAGDRLILQVVSRLKSQLEAGDQLARLGSDEFALLIDTRRAPQRAEWMAERITEVMAEPYWVDGESLLIGCSLGVAHARARAGADPLMWHAHIAMQQAKSTQGCTFHIFNERINRNARSLADLETELRRALRRDELELHYQPRLDLDDGHIVGLEALVRWRHGERGLLPPSEFVPLAEQSGLIVPLGYWVISRALRDMQDLRERGLPPLHMAVNLSFRQFQDGQLLSTLSRLITERGVDAQWLEFELTETAVMRRSDLVKQTMDALGRLGVRFSLDDFGTGFSSFVHLNSLPIALLKIDKSFVGGMEEREENRKLVHAMINLAHNLNLEVVAEGVETPEQLALLRLFGCDQAQGYLISKPLPLPELVEYLTFGKSQQALLG; via the coding sequence TTGTCTACGCCTGTCGAACCCTTGCGTTTGCTGCTACTGGCCGATATGCCTGAGTGGGCAGCGTTGTTGCGCGAGTGCCTGGCGCCGATGGGCGATGGGGCTGTGCTGATCAGTGCACCAAACTGGGACTCCGTAAGTCGTCTGTTCGACGACGACCACAGCGCCGTGCTGTTGACCACGCCGGGTCTGCAACCCGGCCCTGGCCGTTGCAGCCTGCCGTGCGTGTTGCTGTTGGAACAGGAGCCGCTGGTTTCGCCGTTGGGCGTCAGCGATTGGCTGGTTCGCGATGCAGTGGACGCCGATACCCTGCGCCGCTGTTTGCGCCACGTGCGCGAGCGCGGCGTGCTGGAAAACACCCTGCAACGCCTGGCCGAGCAGGACCCGCTCACCGGCATCGCCAACCGCCAGGGCTTCCAGACCCTGCTGACGGCGCGGCTGGCCGAGAATGAGGGGCGCGGCCTGGCCCTCGGTCACCTGGACCTCGACAACTTTCGCCATGCCAACGACGCCCTCGGCCACCAGGCCGGCGACCGGCTGATCCTGCAAGTGGTCTCGCGGCTCAAGAGCCAGCTTGAGGCCGGGGACCAACTGGCACGCCTGGGCAGCGACGAATTCGCCTTGCTGATCGACACCCGCCGCGCGCCCCAGCGTGCCGAGTGGATGGCCGAGCGCATCACCGAAGTGATGGCCGAACCCTACTGGGTGGACGGCGAAAGCCTGCTGATCGGCTGCAGCCTGGGGGTAGCACATGCCCGCGCCCGCGCCGGTGCCGACCCGCTGATGTGGCACGCGCATATCGCCATGCAGCAAGCCAAGAGTACCCAGGGCTGCACCTTTCATATCTTCAACGAACGCATCAACCGCAACGCCCGCAGCCTCGCCGACCTGGAAACCGAACTGCGCCGCGCCTTGCGCCGTGATGAGCTGGAGCTGCATTACCAGCCGCGCCTGGACCTGGACGATGGCCATATCGTCGGCCTGGAAGCCCTGGTGCGCTGGCGTCACGGCGAACGTGGCCTGTTGCCGCCCAGCGAATTTGTGCCCCTGGCCGAGCAAAGTGGCTTGATCGTGCCGCTGGGTTACTGGGTAATTTCCCGGGCCCTGCGTGACATGCAAGACCTGCGCGAGCGCGGCCTGCCACCGCTGCATATGGCGGTGAACCTGTCGTTCCGCCAGTTTCAGGACGGCCAGTTGCTCTCCACCCTCAGCCGGCTGATCACCGAACGCGGCGTGGACGCGCAATGGTTGGAGTTCGAGCTCACCGAAACCGCGGTGATGCGCCGCAGTGACCTGGTCAAGCAGACCATGGACGCCCTCGGCCGCCTCGGTGTGCGGTTTTCGCTGGATGACTTCGGCACCGGTTTCTCATCGTTCGTGCACCTCAACAGCCTGCCGATTGCCTTGTTGAAGATCGACAAGAGCTTTGTCGGTGGCATGGAAGAGCGCGAGGAGAACCGCAAGCTGGTGCACGCGATGATCAACCTGGCCCACAACCTCAACCTGGAAGTGGTGGCCGAAGGCGTGGAGACCCCGGAGCAACTTGCCTTGCTGAGATTATTCGGCTGCGATCAGGCCCAGGGGTATCTGATCAGCAAGCCGTTGCCGCTGCCGGAGTTGGTGGAGTACCTGACCTTCGGCAAAAGCCAGCAGGCGCTGCTGGGCTGA
- the rep gene encoding DNA helicase Rep, which translates to MSRLNPRQQEAVNYVGGPLLVLAGAGSGKTSVITRKIAHLIQSCGIRAQYIVAMTFTNKAAREMKERVGTLLKGGEGRGLTVCTFHNLGLNIIRKEHARLGYKPGFSIFDETDVKALMTDIMQKEYAGDDGVDEIKNMIGAWKNDLILPAEALEAARNPKEQTAAIVYTHYQRTLKAFNAVDFDDLILQPVKLFQEHADILEKWQNKVRYLLVDEYQDTNASQYLLVKLLIGKRNQFTVVGDDDQSIYAWRGARPENLMLLKVDYPSLKVVMLEQNYRSTSRILRCANVLISNNPHEFEKQLWSEMGHGDEIRVIRCRNEDAEAERVAVELLTLHLRTDRPYSDFAILYRGNYQAKLIELKLQHHQIPYRLSGGNSFFGRQEVKDLMAYFRLIVNPDDDNAFLRVINVPRREIGSTTLEKLGNYATERKISMYAATDEIGLGEHLDTRFTDRLSRFKRFMDKVREQCAGEDPISALRSMVMDIDYENWLRTNSSSDKAADYRMGNVWFLIEALKNTLEKDEDGEMTVEDAIGKLVLRDMLERQQEEEDGAEGVQMMTLHASKGLEFPYVFIMGMEEEILPHRSSIEADTIEEERRLAYVGITRARQTLAFTFAAKRKQYGEIIDCAPSRFLDELPPDDLAWEGNDDTPTEVKAVRGNTALADIRAMLKR; encoded by the coding sequence ATGTCCCGACTCAATCCCCGGCAGCAAGAAGCCGTGAACTACGTCGGCGGCCCTCTATTGGTGCTCGCCGGTGCCGGTTCCGGCAAGACCAGCGTGATCACCCGCAAGATCGCGCACCTAATCCAGAGCTGCGGCATCCGCGCCCAGTACATCGTCGCCATGACCTTTACCAACAAGGCGGCGCGGGAAATGAAAGAGCGCGTCGGTACCCTGCTCAAGGGTGGCGAAGGCCGTGGCCTCACCGTGTGCACCTTCCACAACCTGGGGCTGAACATCATCCGCAAGGAGCATGCGCGGTTGGGCTACAAGCCAGGTTTCTCGATCTTCGACGAAACCGACGTCAAAGCCCTGATGACCGACATCATGCAGAAGGAATACGCGGGCGACGACGGCGTGGACGAGATCAAGAACATGATCGGCGCCTGGAAAAACGACCTGATCCTGCCCGCCGAAGCCCTGGAAGCCGCGCGCAACCCCAAGGAGCAGACCGCCGCCATCGTCTACACCCATTACCAGCGCACCCTCAAGGCGTTCAATGCGGTGGACTTCGACGACCTGATCCTGCAGCCGGTCAAGCTGTTCCAGGAACACGCCGACATCCTCGAAAAATGGCAGAACAAGGTGCGCTACCTGCTGGTGGACGAATACCAGGACACCAACGCCAGCCAGTACCTGCTGGTGAAGCTGCTGATCGGCAAGCGCAACCAGTTCACCGTGGTGGGCGACGATGACCAGTCGATCTACGCCTGGCGCGGCGCCCGCCCGGAAAACCTGATGCTGCTCAAGGTCGACTACCCGTCCTTGAAAGTGGTGATGCTGGAGCAGAACTACCGCTCCACCAGCCGCATCCTGCGTTGCGCCAACGTGCTGATTTCGAACAACCCCCACGAGTTTGAAAAACAGCTGTGGAGCGAGATGGGCCACGGCGACGAGATCCGCGTGATCCGCTGCCGCAACGAAGATGCCGAAGCCGAGCGCGTGGCCGTCGAACTGCTCACGCTGCACTTGCGTACCGACCGGCCCTACAGCGACTTTGCGATCCTGTATCGCGGCAACTACCAGGCCAAGCTCATCGAGCTGAAGTTGCAGCACCACCAGATTCCCTATCGTTTGTCGGGCGGCAACAGCTTTTTCGGACGCCAGGAAGTGAAAGACCTGATGGCCTACTTCCGTCTGATCGTAAACCCGGACGATGACAACGCCTTCCTGCGTGTCATCAACGTGCCGCGCCGCGAAATCGGCTCCACCACCCTGGAAAAGCTCGGCAACTACGCCACCGAACGCAAGATCTCGATGTACGCCGCCACCGACGAAATCGGCCTGGGCGAACACCTCGACACGCGCTTCACCGATCGCCTGTCGCGCTTCAAGCGCTTCATGGACAAGGTACGCGAGCAGTGCGCCGGCGAAGACCCGATCAGCGCCCTGCGCAGCATGGTCATGGATATCGACTATGAAAACTGGCTGCGCACCAACAGCTCCAGCGACAAGGCCGCGGACTACCGCATGGGCAACGTCTGGTTCCTGATCGAAGCGCTGAAGAACACCCTGGAAAAAGACGAAGACGGCGAGATGACCGTCGAGGACGCCATCGGCAAGCTGGTGCTGCGCGACATGCTCGAACGCCAGCAGGAAGAGGAAGACGGCGCCGAAGGTGTACAGATGATGACCTTGCATGCGTCCAAGGGCCTGGAATTCCCCTACGTGTTCATCATGGGCATGGAAGAGGAAATCCTCCCGCACCGCTCCAGCATCGAAGCCGACACCATCGAGGAAGAACGGCGCCTGGCCTACGTGGGCATTACCCGCGCACGTCAGACCCTGGCCTTCACCTTTGCCGCCAAGCGCAAGCAGTACGGCGAAATCATCGATTGTGCCCCCAGCCGGTTCCTCGATGAGCTGCCGCCGGACGACCTGGCGTGGGAAGGCAATGACGACACCCCGACCGAGGTGAAGGCCGTTCGCGGCAACACCGCCCTGGCGGATATACGCGCGATGTTAAAGCGCTAG
- a CDS encoding xanthine phosphoribosyltransferase: MEALHKKIREEGIVLSDQVLKVDAFLNHQIDPALMKLIGDEFAALFKDSGITKIVTIEASGIAPAIMTGLNLGVPVIFARKQQSLTLTENLLSATVYSFTKKTESTVAISPRHLTSSDRVLVIDDFLANGKASQALISIIKQAGATVAGLGIVIEKSFQGGRAELDAQGYRVESLARVKSLAGGVVTFIE, encoded by the coding sequence GTGGAAGCACTGCACAAGAAAATTCGCGAAGAAGGCATCGTGCTTTCCGATCAGGTACTCAAGGTCGACGCCTTTCTGAACCACCAGATCGACCCGGCGCTGATGAAGCTGATCGGCGACGAATTCGCCGCGCTGTTCAAGGACTCGGGCATCACCAAGATCGTCACCATCGAGGCCTCAGGCATCGCCCCGGCGATCATGACGGGCCTGAACCTTGGCGTACCGGTGATTTTTGCGCGCAAGCAGCAATCCCTGACCCTGACCGAAAACCTGCTGTCGGCGACGGTGTATTCCTTCACCAAGAAAACCGAAAGCACCGTGGCGATCTCCCCGCGCCACCTGACCAGCAGCGACCGCGTGCTGGTGATCGACGACTTCCTGGCCAACGGCAAGGCGTCCCAGGCGCTGATCTCGATCATCAAGCAGGCCGGCGCGACCGTTGCCGGTTTGGGGATCGTGATCGAGAAGTCGTTCCAGGGTGGGCGTGCAGAGCTGGATGCGCAGGGTTATCGGGTTGAGTCGCTGGCACGGGTGAAGTCGCTGGCGGGTGGTGTAGTGACCTTCATCGAGTAA
- a CDS encoding acetyl-CoA hydrolase/transferase C-terminal domain-containing protein — MVQLCSIEQAVDDVLARLPAHIHMGMPLGLGKPNLFANALYRRIAKLPERALTIYTALSLGRPTLGDGLQKRFLEPFIERVFGDYPELDFLADLHQDKLPANIRVQQFFMQPGSLLHSEQAQQDYVSSNYSYAARDINAAGLNLVAQLVASSAEHPDRLSLSCNPDITLDLLPMIAKRRAAGETILVVGQVHSDLPYMPGDAELGIDEFDYLLDEKDSTTLFSTPNMPVGFQDHFIGLHASTLVRDGGTLQIGIGSMGDALTAALLARQADNEAYRLLLTDLDVYQWAPLISREGGVEPFARGLYGCSEMFVNGLLVLADAGIIRRKVYPDVATQEQANAGLIDDAAQADGISIHGGFFLGPRSFYQRLQEMTHAKRLEFNMTRISYINELYGQEQLKRLQRLDARFINSAIMVTLLGAGVADQLEDGRVLSGVGGQYNFVAQGHALEGARSILILRSWRESAGEVSSNIVWEYGHCTIPRHLRDIVITEYGIADLRGQTDAQVIEALLNVSDSRFQADLIEQAQKAGKLPKDFKLAPRFADNTPERLKGIQARHRRLFPEYPLGSDFTDEERDLLRALNWLKSKFKLTEILELGKAALDAPEPEAFPEHLKRMRLDKPEGLKEDLYQRLLLAGLQATAH; from the coding sequence ATGGTGCAGTTGTGTTCAATCGAGCAAGCAGTGGACGACGTACTGGCGCGGTTGCCGGCGCATATCCACATGGGCATGCCCCTGGGTTTGGGCAAGCCGAACCTGTTCGCCAATGCGCTGTACCGGCGCATCGCCAAGCTGCCGGAGCGGGCGCTGACGATCTACACCGCGCTGAGCCTGGGCCGGCCGACCCTGGGGGACGGCTTGCAGAAGCGCTTTCTCGAACCCTTTATCGAGCGCGTGTTTGGCGATTACCCCGAGTTGGATTTCCTCGCCGACCTGCACCAGGACAAGCTGCCGGCGAATATCCGCGTGCAGCAGTTCTTCATGCAGCCCGGCAGCCTGCTGCACAGCGAACAGGCGCAGCAGGATTACGTGAGCAGCAACTACAGCTATGCTGCCCGCGACATCAACGCCGCCGGCCTCAACCTGGTGGCGCAACTGGTGGCCAGCAGCGCCGAGCATCCCGACCGCCTGAGCCTGAGCTGCAACCCCGATATCACCCTCGACCTGTTGCCCATGATCGCCAAGCGCCGTGCCGCCGGGGAAACCATCCTGGTGGTCGGCCAAGTCCACAGTGATTTGCCCTACATGCCCGGCGATGCTGAATTGGGCATAGATGAATTCGACTACCTGCTCGATGAAAAGGACAGCACCACGCTGTTCTCCACGCCGAACATGCCAGTGGGTTTCCAAGACCACTTTATCGGCCTGCATGCCAGCACCCTGGTGCGCGATGGCGGCACCTTGCAGATTGGCATCGGCTCGATGGGCGATGCGCTGACCGCCGCACTCCTGGCCCGCCAGGCCGACAACGAAGCCTACCGCCTGCTGCTGACGGACCTGGATGTGTACCAGTGGGCGCCGTTGATCAGCCGTGAAGGTGGCGTAGAACCCTTCGCCCGTGGCCTCTATGGTTGCAGCGAAATGTTCGTCAACGGCCTGCTGGTGCTGGCGGACGCCGGCATTATCCGCCGTAAGGTCTACCCGGATGTGGCGACCCAGGAGCAGGCAAACGCTGGCTTGATCGATGATGCCGCGCAGGCCGATGGCATTTCGATCCACGGCGGTTTCTTCCTCGGGCCGCGCAGTTTTTACCAGCGCCTGCAGGAAATGACCCACGCCAAGCGCCTCGAATTCAACATGACCCGCATCAGCTACATCAACGAGCTGTACGGCCAGGAACAGCTCAAGCGTTTGCAGCGCCTGGATGCGCGATTTATCAACAGCGCGATCATGGTGACACTGCTCGGCGCCGGTGTGGCCGACCAGTTGGAGGACGGCCGCGTGCTCAGCGGTGTGGGCGGGCAGTACAACTTCGTGGCCCAGGGGCATGCGCTGGAGGGCGCGCGCTCGATCCTGATCCTGCGCAGCTGGCGCGAGTCGGCGGGGGAGGTCAGTTCCAATATTGTCTGGGAATATGGCCATTGCACGATCCCCCGGCACCTGCGGGATATCGTCATCACCGAGTATGGAATCGCCGATCTACGTGGGCAGACAGATGCCCAGGTGATCGAGGCATTGCTCAATGTCAGCGACTCACGTTTCCAGGCCGACTTGATCGAGCAGGCGCAAAAGGCCGGCAAGTTGCCCAAGGATTTCAAGCTGGCCCCGCGCTTTGCCGACAACACGCCGGAGCGGCTCAAGGGCATTCAGGCGCGGCATCGCCGGTTGTTTCCGGAGTATCCGTTGGGCAGTGACTTTACCGATGAGGAGCGGGATCTGTTGCGGGCGTTGAACTGGCTCAAGAGCAAATTCAAGCTGACGGAGATTCTGGAGCTGGGCAAGGCGGCACTGGATGCGCCGGAGCCGGAAGCGTTTCCAGAGCATCTGAAACGGATGCGCCTGGATAAGCCGGAGGGCCTGAAAGAAGACCTCTACCAGCGCCTGCTGCTCGCCGGCTTACAAGCGACCGCGCACTAA
- a CDS encoding cytochrome c5 family protein, which yields MKMLAAPATLLALWAVSAQAATVNDEIAKRLEPVGQVCVQGQECKGMEVAVAAGGGAAKTPDEIIAKHCNACHGTGLLGAPKIGDTAAWKERADHQGGLDGILAKAITGINAMPPKGTCADCSDDDLKGAIKKMSGL from the coding sequence ATGAAAATGCTGGCTGCACCAGCAACCTTACTGGCCCTATGGGCTGTCAGCGCTCAGGCTGCGACTGTTAACGATGAAATTGCCAAGCGCCTGGAGCCGGTCGGCCAGGTCTGCGTCCAGGGCCAGGAGTGCAAGGGCATGGAAGTGGCGGTCGCTGCCGGTGGAGGCGCTGCGAAAACGCCGGATGAGATCATCGCCAAGCACTGCAACGCCTGCCACGGTACCGGCCTGTTGGGCGCGCCGAAAATCGGCGACACCGCCGCCTGGAAAGAACGCGCCGACCACCAGGGCGGCCTCGACGGCATCCTGGCCAAGGCGATCACCGGCATCAACGCCATGCCGCCCAAAGGCACCTGCGCGGATTGCTCGGATGATGACCTGAAAGGCGCGATCAAGAAGATGTCCGGCCTGTAA
- a CDS encoding cupin domain-containing protein translates to MDVGERLQSIRKLKGLSQRELAKRAGVTNSTISMIEKNSVSPSISSLRKVLGGIPMSMVEFFSEEILQEIPTQIVYKANELIDISDGAVTMKLVGRAHPSRAIAFLNEIYPPGADTGEEMLTHEGEETGILVEGRLELVVGVETFVLEAGDSYYFESTKPHRFRNPFDVPARLISAATPANF, encoded by the coding sequence TTGGACGTCGGCGAACGACTGCAATCCATCCGTAAACTGAAGGGTCTTTCCCAGCGCGAGCTCGCCAAGCGCGCGGGTGTCACCAACAGCACCATTTCGATGATCGAAAAAAACAGTGTCAGCCCCTCGATCAGCTCCTTGCGCAAGGTGCTGGGCGGCATCCCCATGTCCATGGTCGAGTTCTTTTCCGAGGAGATCCTCCAGGAAATACCGACGCAGATCGTCTATAAAGCCAATGAGCTGATCGACATCTCCGACGGCGCCGTGACCATGAAACTGGTAGGTCGCGCGCACCCCAGCCGGGCGATTGCGTTTCTCAACGAGATCTACCCGCCGGGCGCCGACACGGGCGAAGAAATGCTCACCCACGAAGGCGAGGAAACCGGGATTCTGGTGGAAGGTCGCCTGGAGTTGGTGGTCGGTGTTGAAACTTTTGTGCTCGAAGCTGGCGATAGCTACTACTTTGAAAGCACCAAGCCGCATCGTTTTCGCAACCCGTTCGACGTGCCGGCGCGACTAATCAGCGCAGCCACACCCGCGAACTTTTAA
- the alr gene encoding alanine racemase, with the protein MRPARALIDLQALRHNYQLAREVTGARALAVVKADAYGHGAVRVAQALEAEADGFAVACIEEALELRAAGIRAPVLLLEGFFEADELPLIIEHDFWCVVHSLWQLEAIEQAVLSKPLTIWLKLDSGMHRVGLHPKDYHEAYQRLLASGKVAKIVLMSHFARADELDCVRSNEQVAVFDAARQGLSAEVSLRNSPSVMGWPSVSSDWVRPGIMLYGATPFGEDQAIAARLQPVMTLESKVICVRELPAGEPVGYGAKFITPKPMRIGVVAMGYADGYPRHAPTGTPVLVAGQRSQLLGRVSMDMLCIDLTDVPQAGLGSTVELWGKNILASDIAVAAETIPYQIFCNLRRVPRLYSGA; encoded by the coding sequence ATGCGTCCTGCCCGTGCCCTGATCGACCTCCAAGCCCTGCGCCACAACTACCAATTGGCCCGTGAAGTCACGGGTGCCCGTGCCCTCGCCGTGGTCAAGGCCGACGCCTATGGCCATGGTGCCGTGCGCGTAGCCCAGGCCTTGGAAGCCGAGGCGGATGGGTTTGCCGTGGCCTGCATCGAGGAGGCATTGGAGCTGCGCGCCGCCGGCATCCGCGCCCCGGTGCTGTTGCTGGAAGGGTTTTTCGAGGCTGACGAGCTGCCGCTGATCATCGAGCATGACTTCTGGTGCGTGGTGCATTCGTTGTGGCAGCTGGAGGCAATCGAACAGGCTGTGTTGAGCAAGCCGCTGACTATCTGGCTCAAGCTGGATTCGGGCATGCACCGCGTCGGCCTGCACCCCAAGGATTATCACGAGGCCTATCAGCGCCTGCTGGCCAGCGGCAAAGTGGCGAAGATCGTATTGATGAGCCACTTCGCCCGCGCCGATGAACTCGATTGCGTACGCAGCAATGAGCAAGTGGCGGTGTTCGACGCGGCGCGCCAGGGCTTGTCGGCGGAGGTCAGCCTACGCAACTCACCGTCGGTGATGGGCTGGCCGAGTGTGTCCAGCGACTGGGTGCGCCCAGGCATCATGCTCTACGGTGCGACGCCGTTTGGTGAAGACCAGGCCATCGCCGCACGTTTACAGCCGGTGATGACCCTGGAGTCGAAAGTCATCTGCGTGCGTGAGCTGCCGGCCGGCGAGCCGGTGGGCTATGGCGCCAAGTTCATCACGCCAAAACCGATGCGCATCGGCGTGGTTGCCATGGGTTATGCCGATGGCTACCCGCGCCATGCGCCGACCGGTACGCCGGTGCTGGTGGCGGGCCAGCGCAGCCAATTGTTGGGGCGTGTTTCGATGGACATGCTGTGCATCGACCTCACCGACGTGCCGCAGGCCGGTCTTGGTTCGACCGTGGAGCTGTGGGGCAAAAACATCCTCGCCAGTGACATTGCGGTCGCCGCCGAAACCATTCCTTACCAGATCTTCTGCAACCTGCGCCGGGTGCCAAGGCTCTATTCCGGCGCTTGA
- a CDS encoding RidA family protein produces MSIQRQLTNERMSQIVVHSGTVYLAGQVGDDLNAGIAQQTRETLANIERLLDLAGTDKTKLLSVTIYLKDIDADFADMNAVWDTWLPKGVAPARATVEAKLCEPEILVELSVVAALP; encoded by the coding sequence ATGTCAATCCAGCGCCAGCTCACCAATGAGCGCATGAGCCAGATCGTTGTCCACAGCGGTACGGTGTACCTGGCCGGGCAAGTCGGTGACGACCTGAACGCCGGGATTGCACAGCAAACCCGTGAAACCCTGGCCAATATCGAGCGTTTGCTGGACCTGGCCGGCACCGACAAAACCAAGCTGCTGTCGGTGACGATCTACCTGAAAGACATTGATGCCGACTTTGCCGACATGAACGCGGTGTGGGACACCTGGCTGCCCAAAGGCGTCGCACCGGCCCGCGCTACGGTTGAAGCCAAATTGTGCGAGCCGGAAATCCTGGTAGAGCTGTCCGTCGTGGCTGCGCTGCCTTAA
- the dadA gene encoding D-amino acid dehydrogenase: MRVLVLGSGVIGVTSAYYLARAGFEVVVVDRQPAAAMETSFANAGQVSPGYASPWAAPGVPLKAIKWLLQRHAPLAIKATADIDQYLWMAQMLRNCTASRYAVNKERMVRLSEYSRDCLDELRAETGIAYEGRSLGTTQLFRTQAQLDGAAKDIAVLKESGVPFELLDRAGIARVEPALASVTDILAGALRLPNDQTGDCQMFTTRLVDMCKQLGVEFRFDQDIQRLDYAGDRVNGVWVDGKLETADRYVLALGSYSPKLLKPLGIKAPVYPLKGYSLTVPITNPAMAPTSTILDETYKVAITRFDNRIRVGGMAEIAGFDLSLNPRRRETLEMIVNDLYPQGGNLAEASFWTGLRPTTPDGTPIVGGTPFKNLFLNTGHGTLGWTMACGSGRLLADLMAKKTPQISAEGLDISRYGNHQESARHVNPAPAHQ, from the coding sequence ATGCGCGTTCTGGTCTTGGGTAGCGGCGTCATTGGTGTGACCAGTGCCTACTATTTGGCTCGGGCCGGTTTTGAAGTGGTTGTGGTCGACCGCCAACCCGCCGCCGCCATGGAAACCAGCTTCGCCAACGCCGGCCAGGTGTCCCCAGGCTATGCCTCGCCCTGGGCCGCGCCGGGCGTGCCGCTCAAGGCCATCAAGTGGCTGCTGCAGCGCCATGCGCCGCTGGCGATCAAGGCCACCGCCGATATCGATCAATACCTGTGGATGGCGCAGATGCTGCGCAACTGCACCGCCAGCCGCTATGCGGTGAACAAGGAGCGCATGGTGCGGCTGTCGGAGTACAGCCGTGATTGCCTCGATGAACTGCGCGCCGAGACCGGCATTGCCTACGAAGGCCGCAGCCTGGGGACTACCCAACTGTTCCGCACCCAGGCCCAGCTGGATGGCGCGGCCAAGGATATCGCCGTGCTGAAAGAGTCCGGCGTGCCGTTCGAATTGCTTGACCGCGCCGGCATTGCCCGCGTCGAGCCGGCCCTGGCCAGCGTCACCGATATCCTCGCCGGTGCCCTGCGCCTGCCGAACGACCAGACCGGCGACTGCCAGATGTTCACCACGCGCCTGGTCGACATGTGCAAGCAGCTGGGTGTGGAGTTCCGCTTTGACCAGGATATCCAGCGCCTCGATTACGCCGGCGACCGCGTCAACGGCGTATGGGTCGACGGCAAGCTGGAAACTGCCGACCGTTACGTACTGGCCCTCGGCAGCTACTCGCCGAAGCTGCTCAAGCCGCTGGGGATCAAGGCGCCGGTGTACCCGCTCAAGGGCTATTCGCTGACCGTGCCGATCACCAACCCGGCGATGGCGCCGACGTCGACCATCCTGGACGAGACCTACAAGGTCGCGATCACCCGTTTCGACAACCGCATCCGCGTCGGTGGCATGGCTGAAATAGCCGGTTTTGACCTGTCGCTTAACCCGCGTCGACGTGAAACCCTGGAGATGATCGTCAACGACCTTTATCCTCAGGGCGGCAATTTGGCCGAAGCCAGTTTCTGGACCGGCCTGCGCCCGACCACACCCGACGGCACGCCGATTGTCGGTGGCACCCCGTTCAAGAACCTGTTCCTGAATACCGGTCACGGCACCCTCGGTTGGACTATGGCCTGTGGCTCCGGCCGCTTGCTGGCTGACCTGATGGCGAAGAAGACCCCGCAGATCAGCGCCGAAGGCCTCGATATTTCCCGTTATGGCAACCACCAGGAGTCCGCACGACATGTCAATCCAGCGCCAGCTCACCAATGA
- a CDS encoding Lrp/AsnC ligand binding domain-containing protein, whose translation MRTNTQTKRELDKIDRNILRILQADGRISFTELGEKVGLSTTPCTERVRRLEREGIIMGYNARLNPQHLKGSLLVFVEISLDYKSGDTFEEFRRAVLKLPHVLECHLVSGDFDYLVKARISEMASYRKLLGDILLKLPHVRESKSYIVMEEVKESLSLPIPD comes from the coding sequence ATGCGTACCAACACCCAGACCAAGCGGGAGCTGGACAAGATCGACCGCAATATCCTGCGCATCCTGCAAGCCGACGGGCGCATTTCGTTCACGGAGCTGGGGGAAAAGGTCGGCCTGTCGACCACGCCCTGCACCGAGCGGGTCCGTCGCCTGGAGCGCGAGGGGATCATCATGGGTTACAACGCACGGCTGAACCCGCAGCATTTGAAGGGGAGTTTGCTGGTATTTGTAGAGATCAGCCTGGATTACAAGTCCGGCGACACCTTTGAGGAATTCCGCCGCGCCGTGCTCAAACTGCCCCATGTTCTGGAGTGCCACCTGGTGTCAGGGGACTTCGACTACCTGGTAAAAGCGCGGATTTCCGAGATGGCGTCGTACCGCAAATTGCTCGGCGATATCTTGCTCAAGCTGCCTCACGTGCGCGAATCCAAGAGCTATATCGTGATGGAAGAGGTGAAGGAGAGCCTGAGCCTGCCCATTCCCGACTGA
- a CDS encoding YkgJ family cysteine cluster protein has translation MSCNSQKISALRRQIPSFECVPGCHDCCGPVTTSPEEMSRLPRKTAAEQDAAMDELNCVHLGPQGCTVYDERPLICRLFGTTKTLPCPNGRRPVELIHPRVEKQIHEYMASTRQVLV, from the coding sequence ATGAGTTGCAACAGTCAGAAAATCAGCGCGCTGCGCAGGCAGATTCCTTCGTTCGAGTGCGTCCCCGGTTGCCACGATTGCTGTGGCCCGGTGACTACTTCGCCCGAGGAAATGTCGCGCCTGCCGCGCAAGACCGCTGCCGAGCAGGACGCGGCCATGGATGAGCTGAACTGTGTGCACCTCGGCCCCCAAGGCTGCACGGTGTACGACGAACGCCCGCTGATCTGCCGGCTGTTCGGCACTACCAAGACCCTGCCATGCCCCAATGGGCGGCGGCCGGTGGAGCTGATTCACCCGCGGGTGGAGAAGCAGATCCATGAGTACATGGCGAGCACCCGGCAGGTGTTGGTCTGA